Proteins encoded in a region of the Triticum dicoccoides isolate Atlit2015 ecotype Zavitan chromosome 3A, WEW_v2.0, whole genome shotgun sequence genome:
- the LOC119268689 gene encoding 60S ribosomal protein L28-1-like, translating into MATVSDSLVWELVRKNNCFLIKQFGNSNAKVQFSKEPNNLYNVHSYKYSGLANKKTVTVQPAADKEMTVVLSTTKSKKQNKPAAFTHKTVMRKEFRKMAKAIKNQVSDNYYRPDLTKPALARLSAVYRSLQVAKSGVKKKNRQ; encoded by the exons ATGGCGACGGTTTCGGATTCTCTGGTCTGGGAGCTCGTCAGGAAGAACAACTGCTTCCTGATCAAGCAGTTCGGCAACAGCAATGCCAAGGTCCAGTTCAGCAAGGAGCCCAACAACCTCTACAATGTCCACTCCTACAAGTACTCTG GCCTGGCAAACAAGAAGACTGTGACTGTGCAGCCAGCTGCTGATAAGGAGATGACCGTGGTCCTCTCCACAACCAAGTCAAAGAAGCAGAACAAGCCTGCTGCCTTCACCCACAAGACTGTCATGCGCAAGGAGTTCCGCAAAATGGCCAAGGCTATCAAGAACCAG GTCAGTGACAACTACTACAGGCCTGACTTGACCAAGCCTGCTCTTGCAAGACTGAGCGCTGTTTACCGCAGCCTCCAGGTTGCCAAGTCCGGTGTCAAGAAGAAGAACAGGCAGTAA